A stretch of the Anaerolineae bacterium genome encodes the following:
- a CDS encoding ComF family protein, which yields MVSVHVGERTWLLPVYSVSLHQGLARRAVHALKYEGKRVLAEPMAAEMVGCLGSTAAKVDWVIPVPLHRSRQRERGFNQAELLARGLTAHLRLPLVGDCLVRVRDTSPQVGLSVAERKGNMEGAFRAHARMREQALLLVDDVCTTGATIAACAAAAAAAGGVPVAAVTFTRAGPGMDI from the coding sequence AGAGGACGTGGCTGCTCCCGGTGTACTCAGTCAGCCTGCACCAGGGACTGGCGCGCCGGGCCGTCCATGCCCTCAAGTACGAAGGGAAACGGGTGCTGGCCGAGCCCATGGCGGCGGAGATGGTCGGCTGTCTCGGTTCGACGGCAGCGAAGGTGGACTGGGTGATCCCGGTGCCCCTGCATCGGAGTCGGCAGCGGGAGCGGGGGTTCAATCAAGCGGAGCTTCTGGCGCGAGGGCTGACGGCCCACCTCCGACTTCCCCTGGTAGGTGATTGCCTGGTTAGGGTGCGTGATACTTCGCCGCAGGTGGGGTTATCGGTGGCGGAGAGGAAAGGCAACATGGAGGGAGCCTTCCGTGCCCATGCGCGCATGCGGGAACAGGCGTTGCTCCTGGTGGACGACGTGTGCACTACGGGCGCCACCATCGCTGCCTGTGCCGCGGCCGCAGCTGCTGCGGGGGGTGTGCCAGTCGCGGCGGTGACGTTCACCCGTGCCGGGCCGGGGATGGATATCTAG